A genomic segment from Glycine max cultivar Williams 82 chromosome 1, Glycine_max_v4.0, whole genome shotgun sequence encodes:
- the LOC100809610 gene encoding protein NRT1/ PTR FAMILY 3.1: MEQKENHARRKKGGLITMPFIFGNEVCEKLAVVGFNTNMISYLTTQLHMPLTKAANTLTNFGGTASLTPLLGAFIADSYAGKFWTVTLASIIYQIGMISLTLSAVLPQFRPPPCKGEEVCQQASAGQLAILYISLLLGALGSGGIRPCIVAFGADQFDESDPKQTTRTWTYFNWYYFVMGVAILVAVTVLVYIQDNIGWGIGLGIPTIAMFLSIIAFIVGYPLYRNLNPSGSPFTRLVQVAVAAFRKRKVPNVSHPSLLYQNDELDASISMGGKLLHSGQMKFLDKAAIVTEEDDNKTPNLWRLNTIHRVEELKSIIRMGPIWASGILLITAYAQQNTFSLQQAKTMDRHLTKTFQIPAGSMSVFTILTMLTTTAFYDRVFIKVARRFTGLDRGISFLHRMGIGFVISTLATLVAGFVEMKRKKAALAHGLFDHPHAIIPISVFWLVPQYSLHGMAEAFMSIGHLEFFYDQAPESMRSTAMALFWTAIAAGNYVSTIMVTLVHKFSAGSNGSNWLPDNNLNKGKLEYFYWLITILQFLNLIYYLVCAKLYTYKPIQVHDKGDSNSEGNQIELSTTV, encoded by the exons ATGGAGCAGAAAGAAAATCATGCTAGAAGGAAAAAGGGAGGGCTCATCACAATGCCCTTCATCTTTG GTAATGAGGTTTGTGAGAAGCTGGCTGTGGTAGGTTTCAACACAAACATGATTAGCTACTTGACAACACAGCTTCACATGCCATTGACCAAAGCAGCTAACACCCTCACTAACTTTGGTGGAACTGCAAGCTTGACACCATTgcttggtgctttcattgctGATTCTTATGCCGGAAAGTTCTGGACTGTCACCCTTGCTTCCATTATATACCAGATA GGGATGATTAGTTTGACCCTATCGGCAGTGCTACCACAGTTTAGGCCACCTCCCTGCAAGGGTGAAGAGGTGTGCCAGCAAGCAAGTGCAGGACAGCTGGCAATCCTCTACATCTCACTCCTCCTCGGGGCACTCGGGTCGGGTGGGATCCGACCCTGCATCGTGGCGTTCGGGGCGGATCAGTTCGACGAGTCTGATCCCAAGCAGACAACAAGGACATGGACCTACTTCAACTGGTACTACTTTGTCATGGGTGTAGCAATTCTTGTGGCTGTGACTGTTTTGGTGTATATTCAGGACAATATTGGTTGGGGAATTGGCCTTGGAATCCCTACCATTGCAATGTTCCTCTCAATTATTGCATTCATTGTCGGATACCCGCTTTACCGTAACTTGAACCCGTCCGGGAGCCCGTTTACCCGGTTAGTGCAAGTGGCTGTGGCTGCATTTCGTAAGAGAAAGGTCCCAAATGTGTCACACCCTAGTTTACTCTACCAAAATGATGAACTAGATGCCTCTATTTCTATGGGAGGGAAGCTTCTTCACAGTGGACAGATGAA ATTTTTGGACAAGGCAGCAATAGTTACAGAAGAAGATGACAACAAAACACCTAACTTATGGAGATTAAACACAATTCATAGAGTGGAGGAATTGAAGTCCATAATCAGAATGGGTCCAATATGGGCATCAGGAATTCTCCTCATCACAGCTTATGCCCAACAAAACACATTCTCCCTCCAACAAGCCAAGACCATGGACAGACACCTAACCAAAACCTTTCAAATCCCAGCTGGGTCCATGTCTGTCTTCACCATCCTTACCATGCTCACCACCACTGCCTTCTATGACCGAGTCTTCATCAAAGTGGCTCGTAGGTTCACCGGGCTGGACCGTGGCATAAGCTTCCTCCACAGAATGGGCATTGGGTTTGTGATCTCAACCTTAGCCACATTGGTTGCTGGGTTTgttgaaatgaaaagaaagaaggcagCTTTGGCCCATGGGCTTTTTGACCACCCACATGCCATAATCCCAATCTCAGTGTTCTGGCTTGTCCCTCAATACAGCCTTCATGGAATGGCTGAGGCCTTTATGTCAATTGGAcacttggagtttttctatgaCCAGGCCCCTGAGAGTATGAGGAGCACTGCCATGGCATTATTTTGGACTGCTATCGCTGCTGGGAACTATGTGAGTACCATTATGGTTACTTTGGTCCACAAGTTCAGTGCTGGGTCTAATGGGTCAAATTGGCTCCCTGACAACAACCTCAACAAAGGGAAGTTGGAGTACTTTTACTGGCTTATCACCATATTGCAGTTTCTCAATCTTATTTACTACTTGGTTTGTGCCAAATTGTACACCTACAAGCCAATTCAGGTCCATGACAAAGGGGATAGCAATTCAGAAGGGAACCAAATTGAGCTCTCTACCACGGTTTAA